In Azospirillum ramasamyi, a single window of DNA contains:
- a CDS encoding glycosyltransferase, protein MTTRRTGPRLALLNPIDPSHPIAERELALRMAQAIERMGWEAAILSRSSQLEAMDPDGVLCLHPQITAKLTRHPWLACYWNPPSLLMGVSNTARVHGEAFELTYDAYLVSGSKLEAHLAGLMAELERDPPYLPFHVSSPHSALTPNLGPHSRLFYVGSNWDGKRYPTLLRHLAEAGVLALHGTQARWSHLPEAYQGSLPFDGQSVIKTAHHWGMGLCLHLPQHRAYGVPNMRVFELAAAGAVIIADRHPFIEHWFADSVLYVDTSGGEEETAARILERVAWIHAHPAEARAMAVTAQSIFNRHLCLERLLEPLPGLLADLARRQSRPRSRPVHVGVLLPGAGDLAGRLERLARQKDEGGLSLTALIPDALLCAGNAQLVPASAGLAIRPLAEPAGLKALQAALSGIDALTILPEGIEWHQWHLAGLAAAAEPSGAAIAAGLWPILDELTGFPIDPAETLALPPPEDKRLPEGRRLARAWLRAGGFYCRTDRLDGLAVEGDDWLTLALTLPPALAEAGGLSLLPVPSLTLLRLPDPALTPMLRPWPGAQGMERHEQPPRLAGINDLDPDLAASVPFLWRPDDFERLPAGPLWLYGAGQGGELVHDGLPEAARARLRGFLDSRRQGEMLGLPLLRPGDLPPAEMAAATIIIAAQYVSDILLTLRRGSVAPAHILNAYPYIAACQELQATQQTSKCPRSEPNLGSN, encoded by the coding sequence ATGACCACCCGCCGGACGGGGCCGCGTCTGGCCCTGTTGAACCCCATTGATCCGAGTCACCCCATCGCAGAGCGCGAGTTGGCCCTGCGCATGGCCCAGGCCATCGAACGCATGGGGTGGGAGGCCGCCATCCTCAGCCGCTCCTCTCAGCTCGAGGCCATGGATCCAGATGGGGTGCTGTGCCTGCATCCGCAGATCACGGCCAAGCTAACCCGTCATCCGTGGCTGGCCTGCTACTGGAATCCTCCCTCCTTGCTGATGGGGGTCAGCAACACAGCCCGTGTCCATGGCGAGGCGTTCGAGTTGACCTATGACGCCTATCTTGTTTCCGGCTCCAAGCTGGAGGCCCATCTGGCCGGGCTGATGGCGGAACTGGAGCGTGATCCACCCTACCTGCCCTTCCATGTCAGCTCGCCCCATTCCGCCCTGACACCCAACCTGGGGCCACACAGCCGCTTGTTCTATGTCGGCTCCAACTGGGACGGGAAGCGCTATCCCACCTTGCTGCGCCACCTAGCCGAAGCGGGCGTCCTTGCCCTGCATGGCACGCAGGCGCGCTGGTCGCACCTGCCCGAGGCCTACCAGGGCTCCTTGCCCTTCGATGGGCAGTCGGTGATCAAGACCGCCCATCACTGGGGGATGGGACTGTGTCTGCATCTGCCCCAGCACCGGGCCTATGGCGTGCCCAACATGCGGGTGTTTGAACTGGCTGCCGCTGGTGCCGTCATCATCGCCGACCGCCATCCTTTTATTGAGCACTGGTTCGCCGACAGCGTGCTGTATGTCGATACCAGCGGGGGAGAGGAGGAGACCGCCGCCCGCATCCTGGAGCGTGTCGCCTGGATCCATGCCCATCCGGCCGAGGCCCGAGCCATGGCCGTCACCGCGCAATCCATCTTCAACCGCCATCTCTGCCTGGAGAGGCTTCTGGAGCCGCTACCCGGTCTGTTGGCCGATCTGGCGCGCCGCCAGTCCCGTCCTCGATCCCGCCCCGTCCATGTGGGGGTTCTGCTGCCCGGTGCCGGCGACTTGGCAGGGCGCCTGGAGAGGCTGGCTCGACAAAAAGACGAAGGCGGCCTGTCCTTAACCGCCCTGATCCCGGATGCTCTGCTTTGTGCAGGTAACGCGCAGCTTGTGCCGGCATCGGCGGGGCTGGCAATCCGTCCGCTGGCGGAACCTGCCGGACTGAAGGCCCTGCAGGCGGCGCTGAGCGGGATCGACGCCCTGACCATTCTACCGGAAGGCATTGAGTGGCATCAGTGGCACTTGGCCGGGCTTGCCGCTGCGGCGGAGCCAAGTGGGGCCGCCATCGCTGCCGGCCTTTGGCCTATCCTTGATGAGTTGACGGGCTTTCCCATCGATCCGGCCGAGACGCTGGCCCTGCCCCCGCCCGAGGACAAGCGGCTGCCCGAAGGGCGGCGGCTGGCCCGCGCTTGGCTGCGGGCCGGTGGGTTCTATTGCCGGACGGACCGGTTGGACGGGCTGGCGGTGGAGGGCGACGACTGGCTCACGTTGGCACTCACCCTGCCCCCAGCTCTGGCCGAAGCCGGCGGGTTGTCCCTGCTGCCTGTGCCAAGCCTGACCCTGCTCCGCCTGCCCGATCCCGCCCTCACCCCGATGCTGCGCCCTTGGCCCGGCGCACAGGGAATGGAGCGCCACGAGCAGCCGCCTCGGCTGGCGGGGATCAACGACCTCGACCCAGATCTGGCCGCCAGCGTCCCCTTCCTCTGGCGCCCCGATGATTTCGAGCGGTTGCCGGCGGGTCCCCTCTGGCTTTACGGCGCGGGGCAGGGGGGTGAACTGGTGCATGATGGGCTGCCCGAGGCGGCCCGTGCCCGGTTGCGGGGATTTCTGGACAGCCGTCGGCAGGGGGAGATGCTGGGCCTGCCCCTGCTGCGTCCTGGCGACCTGCCCCCGGCCGAGATGGCGGCGGCCACCATCATCATCGCTGCGCAATATGTGTCCGATATTTTGCTGACCTTGCGGCGTGGGTCCGTAGCCCCAGCCCATATCCTAAACGCCTATCCCTATATCGCAGCCTGCCAAGAATTGCAGGCCACACAACAGACAAGCAAATGCCCTCGCTCCGAGCCCAACCTTGGCTCGAATTGA
- a CDS encoding FkbM family methyltransferase, translating into MLAEGRAAVARGDEAAAQHWFARAVDAEPDNPEAHVELGRCLNRQGDRLGAVRSMSRAVAIDPDAHAALSRLRWLLRDEKLETPSALARIEARGLKVETVLDVGASDGSWSLKARPCWPQARYHLVEAFGHWREKLETLCGAEPQFSHVIAAAGAENGEIWFTNDPDAPYGGAASSEPGKGCWSVPQVSLAGEVARLNLPGPYLIKLDTHGFERPILEGAAPILDQTSLVVIETYVFHIHPDAMLFHEMCAYMAERGFRVIDMSEPLWRDHDQALWQVDLFFVRADRPEFSHNGYS; encoded by the coding sequence ATGCTAGCCGAAGGCCGGGCAGCAGTCGCACGGGGAGACGAAGCGGCTGCTCAACACTGGTTCGCCCGCGCTGTGGATGCCGAACCTGACAATCCCGAAGCCCATGTTGAGTTAGGCCGCTGCCTGAACCGGCAAGGGGATCGCCTGGGCGCCGTCCGCTCCATGAGCCGGGCTGTCGCCATTGATCCCGATGCCCACGCTGCACTGAGCCGGCTACGCTGGCTGCTGCGTGACGAGAAGCTCGAAACCCCTTCGGCCCTTGCCCGTATCGAGGCCCGCGGGCTGAAGGTGGAAACCGTTCTGGACGTCGGTGCCTCGGATGGATCCTGGTCGCTGAAGGCACGGCCCTGTTGGCCCCAGGCCCGCTACCATCTGGTGGAAGCGTTTGGCCACTGGCGGGAAAAGCTGGAGACTTTGTGCGGGGCCGAGCCGCAATTCAGCCATGTCATTGCCGCCGCCGGCGCCGAGAACGGAGAGATCTGGTTCACCAATGATCCTGACGCCCCCTATGGCGGCGCAGCCAGCAGCGAGCCGGGGAAGGGGTGCTGGTCGGTGCCGCAGGTGTCGCTGGCTGGAGAGGTGGCACGGCTGAACCTGCCTGGCCCCTATCTGATCAAGCTGGATACGCACGGGTTTGAGCGGCCCATCCTGGAAGGCGCAGCTCCCATTCTGGACCAGACCAGCCTGGTGGTCATCGAGACTTACGTCTTCCACATTCATCCCGACGCCATGCTGTTTCACGAAATGTGCGCCTATATGGCCGAACGGGGATTCCGGGTCATCGACATGTCGGAGCCTCTCTGGCGCGACCATGACCAGGCGCTGTGGCAGGTCGACCTGTTCTTCGTCCGCGCGGACCGGCCGGAGTTCAGCCATAACGGCTACAGTTGA
- a CDS encoding FkbM family methyltransferase, with translation MLSPTIMELVERDELVFDIGAHAGDKAIPFLQKGARLVCVEPQPQLAECMRTRFSGNPSVTVVPKGVGRAPGTLNLDICTKSPVLSTFSTHWKAGRFSGYEWDEQVEVEITTMDELIALYGKPKYSKIDVEGFEREVIQGLSCRAGILSLEFTSEYISHTMEIVHRLINLGYEEFNLALAEDPRFQLDHWVAWYDVVCVLGNITKDNAKLWGDLYAR, from the coding sequence ATGCTGTCACCGACCATCATGGAACTCGTCGAGAGGGACGAACTCGTCTTTGACATCGGCGCGCATGCGGGTGACAAGGCCATCCCGTTCCTCCAAAAAGGCGCCAGGCTGGTTTGCGTGGAACCCCAGCCGCAGTTGGCCGAGTGCATGCGGACCCGCTTTTCGGGCAACCCCTCTGTCACCGTGGTGCCGAAGGGGGTCGGCAGGGCGCCGGGCACACTGAACTTGGACATCTGCACAAAATCTCCGGTGCTGAGTACCTTCTCCACACATTGGAAGGCTGGTCGCTTCTCCGGCTATGAATGGGACGAGCAGGTGGAGGTAGAGATCACCACGATGGATGAGCTGATCGCGCTTTACGGAAAGCCGAAATACAGCAAAATCGATGTGGAAGGATTTGAGAGGGAAGTAATCCAAGGCCTTTCATGTCGAGCAGGCATTTTGTCGCTGGAATTTACGTCAGAATATATTTCCCACACCATGGAGATTGTGCACCGTTTGATCAATCTTGGATATGAGGAGTTCAACCTGGCACTGGCCGAGGATCCCCGCTTTCAGCTTGACCATTGGGTTGCTTGGTATGACGTGGTGTGCGTGCTTGGCAACATCACAAAAGACAACGCCAAGCTGTGGGGCGACCTCTACGCCCGGTGA
- a CDS encoding TylF/MycF/NovP-related O-methyltransferase: MISPDMDPAFAGIYQRCRTATMTSCERAYALYQAVRYLTDAGIDGAFVECGVWKGGSVMIMAETLRLIGAAPRDLVLYDTFDGMTQPGERDIALTGESAASLLATADPNDPASIWCKTSLEEVRRTVASTGFPMERVHFVPGPVEETLPAAAPETIALLRLDTDWYDSTRHELVHLFPRLRPGGVLIIDDYGHWSGAKQAVDEYFSSTGLHILLNRIDYTGRIGIKCK; the protein is encoded by the coding sequence ATGATTTCCCCCGACATGGATCCGGCCTTTGCCGGCATTTACCAGCGCTGTCGCACGGCCACCATGACCTCATGCGAGCGCGCTTATGCCCTGTACCAAGCCGTGCGATACCTGACCGATGCCGGCATCGATGGGGCCTTCGTCGAATGCGGCGTGTGGAAGGGAGGATCCGTCATGATCATGGCGGAGACCCTGCGCTTGATCGGGGCGGCGCCGCGCGACCTTGTCCTCTATGACACCTTCGATGGCATGACGCAGCCTGGTGAACGGGACATTGCCCTCACAGGGGAGAGTGCCGCCAGCCTGCTCGCCACGGCGGATCCAAACGACCCCGCTTCGATCTGGTGCAAAACGTCGCTGGAGGAGGTGCGCCGCACCGTCGCCTCGACCGGCTTCCCTATGGAACGCGTGCATTTCGTGCCAGGGCCGGTGGAGGAAACGCTTCCGGCGGCAGCACCAGAGACAATCGCGCTCCTGCGTCTGGATACCGACTGGTACGACTCAACCCGGCATGAACTCGTTCATCTGTTTCCCCGCCTACGCCCAGGCGGCGTCCTGATCATCGACGACTACGGCCATTGGTCTGGCGCGAAGCAAGCGGTGGACGAATACTTCTCAAGCACAGGGCTGCACATTCTCTTGAACCGGATCGACTACACAGGCCGCATCGGCATCAAGTGCAAATAG
- a CDS encoding glycosyltransferase — translation MRLLQLVTYYDAYLGTFHRANPDVAALPYDRQLDRLLADGFSAGHVLAPHFQPLGFETEFVVANWVSGQAQWAREQGLEPAIDVAGAMRLCVERVNRFRPDVLLISDPISLDARFLRSLAWMPRLVMAWRQAVIPPGTDWSGFDILLSGDEGCLRRARELGARQAVQFRPGFPKWISTALADEPRRNDVVFCGQISAEHQERAIGLVQVAEAAERPISGFRTDFHLSGSVDGILARHNRGALWGMAMYRALRRSRIGLNFHIDITGRAMNIRMQETTALGTLLLTEADPSLAQQFAPGREVETFASAGELAEKIRYYLDHPEEREDIARRGQERCLREYSMESRTAELADLIGNLL, via the coding sequence ATGCGCCTGCTGCAGCTGGTTACCTACTATGATGCCTATCTTGGCACCTTTCACCGCGCCAATCCGGACGTGGCGGCATTGCCTTACGACCGCCAGCTTGACCGGTTGCTTGCGGACGGGTTCTCCGCCGGTCATGTGCTCGCTCCCCATTTCCAGCCGTTGGGATTCGAGACGGAGTTCGTTGTTGCCAATTGGGTGTCTGGTCAGGCGCAGTGGGCGCGGGAACAAGGGCTTGAACCGGCGATAGACGTTGCCGGAGCCATGCGGCTATGCGTGGAGCGTGTTAACCGCTTCCGCCCGGATGTTCTTTTGATCTCCGACCCCATCAGCCTGGACGCGCGCTTTCTGCGCAGCCTTGCCTGGATGCCGCGGTTGGTCATGGCGTGGCGGCAGGCTGTCATCCCGCCAGGAACGGACTGGAGCGGTTTCGACATCCTGCTGTCTGGCGACGAGGGATGCCTGCGCCGCGCGCGGGAGCTTGGCGCCCGACAGGCCGTGCAGTTCCGCCCAGGCTTTCCCAAATGGATCTCCACAGCACTGGCGGACGAGCCGCGCCGCAACGACGTCGTCTTCTGTGGTCAGATCAGTGCAGAGCACCAGGAGCGCGCCATCGGCCTCGTCCAAGTGGCGGAGGCCGCCGAACGGCCAATCTCTGGATTTCGCACAGATTTCCACCTGTCGGGCAGCGTCGACGGGATCCTGGCACGCCACAACCGCGGGGCACTCTGGGGAATGGCGATGTACCGGGCGCTCCGCCGCAGCCGCATCGGCCTGAACTTCCACATCGATATCACCGGGCGGGCAATGAACATCCGCATGCAGGAGACGACCGCACTCGGCACCTTGCTGCTGACGGAAGCCGACCCCTCGCTGGCGCAGCAGTTCGCTCCTGGCCGAGAGGTGGAGACCTTCGCGTCAGCCGGCGAGTTGGCTGAGAAAATCCGCTACTATCTCGATCACCCGGAAGAGCGGGAAGACATCGCACGGCGTGGCCAGGAGCGCTGCTTGCGCGAGTATTCGATGGAAAGCCGCACTGCCGAACTGGCTGACCTGATTGGCAATCTGCTGTAG